The following are encoded together in the Roseobacter denitrificans OCh 114 genome:
- a CDS encoding carbohydrate ABC transporter permease, which produces MADAANGRGGFGAWLLDPKRRGALLVTPAITILFVMNIFPLLWSFGLSFFNYKASSLRVPSFRGLSNYERVLTDDKVWERFQTTAIIVGSSVILQLIIGFLLALMFAKAFPMRRIVLMLVLTPMMLSFVSVGVFFKLFYEPTFGVVSYLLSNFSDERFVVMGSPAGAIAGIVIADAWMWSPFVMLLVLAGLVSVPKYLYEAAEIDRASAWRRFWTITFPYIKSLLLLAVLFRTIETFKLFDIVYIITEGGPGSSTETIAVYLYRTAFQFFQTSQSSALAYIVLFIVVVMTNLYLYTVNRRAEEVN; this is translated from the coding sequence ATGGCAGATGCAGCAAACGGTAGGGGCGGTTTCGGCGCCTGGCTGTTGGACCCCAAAAGACGCGGTGCGCTTTTGGTCACGCCTGCAATCACGATCCTTTTCGTGATGAATATTTTCCCGTTGCTCTGGTCGTTCGGGCTGAGCTTTTTCAACTATAAAGCAAGTTCGCTGCGGGTGCCCTCGTTTCGCGGTCTGTCAAATTACGAACGCGTCCTGACGGATGACAAGGTTTGGGAAAGGTTCCAGACCACGGCGATCATTGTCGGGTCATCGGTCATTTTGCAACTGATCATCGGGTTTTTGCTGGCGCTGATGTTTGCCAAGGCATTCCCCATGCGGCGCATCGTTCTGATGCTTGTTCTGACGCCGATGATGTTGTCGTTTGTGTCGGTCGGCGTGTTCTTCAAACTGTTTTACGAACCGACCTTCGGGGTTGTCAGCTATCTGCTCAGCAATTTTTCCGATGAACGCTTTGTCGTGATGGGCAGCCCTGCCGGGGCCATCGCCGGGATCGTGATCGCGGATGCCTGGATGTGGTCGCCTTTCGTGATGTTGCTGGTTCTTGCCGGTCTCGTCAGCGTGCCCAAATACCTCTACGAGGCGGCCGAGATCGACCGCGCCAGTGCGTGGCGCCGGTTCTGGACGATCACCTTTCCCTATATCAAAAGCCTGCTTTTGCTGGCGGTTCTGTTTCGCACCATCGAGACGTTCAAGCTGTTTGATATCGTCTATATCATCACCGAAGGCGGGCCGGGCAGTTCGACCGAGACCATCGCGGTATATCTCTATCGCACGGCCTTTCAGTTCTTTCAGACCAGCCAGTCGTCTGCGCTGGCCTATATCGTGCTCTTCATCGTTGTCGTGATGACGAACCTTTATCTTTATACCGTCAACCGGCGCGCAGAGGAGGTCAACTGA